From a single Leopardus geoffroyi isolate Oge1 chromosome E1, O.geoffroyi_Oge1_pat1.0, whole genome shotgun sequence genomic region:
- the TRAPPC1 gene encoding trafficking protein particle complex subunit 1: MTVHNLYLFDRNGVCLHYSEWHRKKQAGIPKEEEYKLMYGMLFSIRSFVSKMSPLDMKDGFLAFQTSRYKLHYYETPTGIKVVMNTDLGVGPIRDVLHHIYSALYVELVVKNPLCPLGQTVQSELFRSRLDSYVRSLPFFSARAG; encoded by the exons ATGACTGTTCACAACCTGTACCTGTTTGACCGGAATGGAGTGTGTCTGCACTACAGCGAGTGGCACCGCAAGAAGCAAGCGGGGATCCCCAAAGAGGAG gAATACAAGCTGATGTACGGCATGCTCTTCTCTATCCGCTCCTTTGTCAGCAAGATGTCCCCGCTAGACAT GAAGGACGGCTTCCTGGCCTTCCAAACTAGCCGTTACAAACTTCATTACTACGAGACACCCACTGGGATCAAGGTTGTCATGAATACTGACTTGGGCGTCGGACCCATCCGAGATGTACTGCATCACATCTACAGTGCG CTGTATGTGGAGCTGGTGGTGAAGAATCCCCTGTGCCCGCTGGGCCAAACTGTGCAAAGTGAGCTCTTCCGCTCCCGACTGGACTCCTACGTCcgctctctgcctttcttctctgCCCGGGCTGGCTGA